In Desulfuromonas sp., one DNA window encodes the following:
- a CDS encoding tetratricopeptide repeat protein yields the protein MGRTFVGGVLLLLVCLTAGCGGAKKAQKKVNDAEVHYILGVSYLQEGNPTLALKEFLQGERIEPGDAKLQAALGQAYHRKKAYAEAETHFQRALQLAGDDPQMQNNLGALYLDMERWDDAIVEFRRAAGNLLFLSPEVAYTGAGFAHFNKGEFQEAATAYREALDHRPTYPQAHFRLVEAYFALDRAEEAVGEFLQALYLAPNYTLAHYKLGITYLKLNRPKQARASFREVIRLAPASEAGRSAADYLKIIQ from the coding sequence GTGGGCAGGACATTCGTAGGCGGGGTGCTGCTCCTTCTGGTCTGCCTGACCGCCGGCTGCGGCGGGGCCAAGAAGGCTCAAAAGAAGGTCAACGATGCCGAGGTCCATTACATCCTCGGGGTCTCCTACCTTCAGGAGGGGAATCCCACTCTGGCTCTGAAGGAGTTCCTTCAGGGCGAGCGGATCGAGCCTGGCGATGCCAAACTGCAGGCCGCCCTCGGACAGGCCTATCACCGGAAGAAGGCCTACGCCGAGGCCGAGACACACTTTCAGCGGGCCCTTCAACTCGCCGGTGACGACCCCCAGATGCAGAACAACCTGGGGGCGCTCTACCTCGATATGGAGCGCTGGGACGATGCCATCGTCGAGTTCCGCCGGGCAGCCGGGAACCTGCTCTTTCTCAGCCCTGAGGTCGCTTATACCGGTGCGGGGTTCGCCCACTTCAACAAGGGGGAATTCCAGGAGGCGGCGACCGCCTATCGGGAGGCCCTCGACCACCGCCCTACCTACCCCCAGGCCCACTTCCGGCTCGTAGAGGCGTATTTCGCCCTCGACCGGGCCGAGGAGGCGGTGGGCGAATTTCTTCAGGCCCTCTACCTCGCCCCCAACTACACCCTGGCCCATTACAAGCTGGGCATAACCTATCTGAAGCTGAACCGGCCGAAGCAGGCCAGGGCTTCTTTCCGCGAGGTGATCCGCCTGGCTCCCGCATCCGAGGCGGGCCGGTCGGCTGCGGACTACCTTAAGATTATCCAGTGA
- a CDS encoding helix-turn-helix domain-containing protein: protein MTATETESIGASLRSRRLKLGLSLAEVAARTRVRQGFLQALEEERFEAFSAEAYLKGFLRSYAEALGMDSAPLLGRLEEQGAGSLWATPSPVPQPLSPAPLRSRRDRGRMVLPLLAAVLLVLGGAAWMFLSGGATGQATPQVPSAARLPSMSPPADGSAGPAEIPDASGGTSLAKAMPGPVRVGEPSATVGPEGGVTAEGEAAPQALPSIPPEGQTLRLEASPQEEKL, encoded by the coding sequence ATGACTGCGACTGAAACAGAAAGCATTGGCGCCAGCCTGCGGAGCCGACGCCTGAAACTCGGCCTTTCCCTGGCGGAGGTCGCGGCCCGGACCAGGGTCCGGCAGGGCTTTCTTCAGGCCCTCGAGGAGGAGCGATTCGAGGCATTCTCCGCCGAGGCATACCTGAAGGGGTTTTTGCGCAGTTATGCCGAAGCCCTGGGGATGGACTCTGCCCCTCTGCTGGGTCGTCTCGAGGAGCAGGGGGCCGGCAGCCTGTGGGCAACGCCCAGCCCCGTCCCCCAGCCCCTGTCCCCGGCCCCCCTGCGTTCCCGCAGAGACCGCGGACGAATGGTCCTCCCCCTCCTCGCCGCTGTGCTGCTGGTCCTGGGCGGGGCCGCATGGATGTTTCTTTCCGGAGGGGCGACCGGGCAGGCGACGCCCCAGGTTCCCTCCGCCGCCCGGCTGCCCTCGATGTCCCCCCCTGCCGACGGTTCCGCGGGACCGGCGGAGATTCCGGACGCATCCGGCGGCACCTCTTTGGCGAAGGCCATGCCGGGACCGGTTCGGGTGGGTGAGCCCTCCGCCACGGTCGGCCCCGAAGGGGGCGTGACGGCAGAAGGGGAAGCCGCGCCCCAGGCCCTGCCGTCGATCCCGCCGGAGGGTCAGACCCTGCGCCTGGAGGCGTCCCCCC